One window of the Plasmodium vivax chromosome 2, whole genome shotgun sequence genome contains the following:
- a CDS encoding hypothetical protein (encoded by transcript PVX_081830A), with amino-acid sequence MATLSKYNNKKGKMNIFPSAVKVFTFACVVACSFQNYENDSYTMACTKSYGYNAPSYETRFNRMLAEAAEAAEAAEAAASASDAADANATEEEPAKKSLFEEMIGNFVGTACEQYEKEVKPKYDEIATSIKENFEKDMKPKIEGIKKKIKKNYEEGLKPTLDSLKDRLKEFEKDLAELGADEEQPSGSNNIIDIELNFNEESDLPTVDDVADDVLDQLDDSEWSIHKKYEDLRDEFVTKLKDIQKEVKPKIDELTQKYLNELELEMKPKVDQLASTIKDLQSEIKPQFDDIKQKLLKDIQDEVKPKVQVLADKISNLEKEVLPHMNKFADKIKDIEKDVQPKIDDLKAKFKDLEKEVKPKIEDFASKLNIEIDEDVKKKIENVVGKVRADIESEVKHKIEDFATKVKTDIEKDMKPAVDELRKVIVDKLTELDQDYVPAFEQTLKDGFEKIRENIPVKKEDILEVQKTIKDNLKVCKETLDSVINGKLLRGFKLL; translated from the exons atggctacccTAAGCAAATACaataacaaaaaggggaaaatgaacaTCTTCCCATCGGCCGTGAAAGTTTTCACCTTTGCCTGCGTTGTAGCTTGTTCCTTCCAAAACTACGAAAAT GACTCCTATACTATGGCATGCACCAAGAGCTACGGATACAATGCTCCATCATACGAGACAAGATTCAACAGAATGTTAGCTGAGGCTGCCGAAGCTGCTGAAGCCGCCGAAGCCGCCGCTTCTGCTTCTGATGCTGCCGACGCCAATGCTACGGAAGAAGAACCCGCCAAGAAAAGCTTGTTCGAAGAAATGATAGGCAACTTTGTAGGTACTGCATGTGAACAATACGAGAAGGAAGTGAAACCAAAGTATGATGAAATCGCCACTTCCATTAAggaaaatttcgaaaaagaTATGAAACCAAAGATTGAAggaattaagaaaaaaattaagaagaatTACGAAGAAGGTTTAAAGCCAACATTAGATAGTTTAAAAGATAGACTAAAGGAATTTGAAAAGGATCTCGCAGAATTAGGTGCAGATGAGGAACAACCAAGTGGCAGCAACAACATAATCGATATCGAATTAAATTTCAATGAGGAATCTGATCTTCCAACTGTTGATGACGTTGCTGATGATGTTCTTGATCAATTAGATGACTCTGAATGGTCCATTCATAAGAAATACGAAGATTTAAGAGATGAATTTGTCACCAAATTGAAGGATATCCAAAAGGAAGTAAAACCAAAGATTGATGAACTTACCCAGAAATATTTGAATGAACTCGAATTGGAAATGAAACCAAAAGTTGATCAATTAGCTTCCACCATAAAAGACCTCCAAAGTGAAATTAAACCCCAATTTGATGATATTAAACAAAAGTTATTAAAAGATATCCAAGATGAAGTAAAACCAAAAGTACAAGTCCTTGCTGATAAAATCTCCAATCTCGAAAAAGAAGTCCTTCCACACATGAACAAATTCGCCGACAAAATTAAAGATATCGAAAAAGATGTCCAACCCAAAATTGATGATTTAAAAGCTAAATTTAAAGATCTTGAAAAGGAAGTAAAACCCAAAATTGAAGACTTCGCATCCAAATTAAACATCGAAATTGATGAGGacgtaaaaaagaaaattgagAATGTTGTAGGCAAAGTAAGAGCTGACATTGAATCTGAAGTGAaacacaaaattgaagattTCGCAACTAAGGTGAAAACTGATATTGAGAAAGATATGAAACCAGCTGTCGATGAATTAAGAAAAGTCATTGTCGATAAATTAACCGAACTTGATCAAGATTACGTCCCAGCTTTTGAACAAACCTTAAAAGATGGATTCGAAAAAATCCGTGAAAATATTCCTGTCAAGAAGGAAGACATCTTGGAAGTACAGAAAACTATTAAGGACAACTTAAAGGTCTGCAAAGAAACCCTCGATTCGGTGATCAATGGAAAATTGTTACGTGGatttaaattgttataa
- a CDS encoding knob-associated His-rich protein, putative (encoded by transcript PVX_081835A): MGRRVMRKPMLRSRVVTEFKSGGLKEYQENYETKHYKLKENVVDGNKECDEKYEAAQYGFKEKCPYDVGNYGENAGPDIFALRKKFPFGNEKKKNHEEYGEDKDDEGIIYSVRSKLLGSVSNYTDSIPTTNDGYPTMVREYLEDGNGVIYPPKGRYPGRYVEHMEPGHRRHPPRGRAPGRYVEHVEPRQRRYPPRGRAPGRYVEHVEPRQRRYPPRGRAPGRYVGPAEHVAHGPVKHPRRGRKPVRPLEHAEFHPRGRHPRDMRKLGAHPEHREVQPRRYPPRKPPSGIYVDYPQHGPRVVYPPGIRRPDVYMGQKGDMLKYASLDEDMEYELEDEEENSSGEGISQEGAIKEEINQEETSQEEANQEETSQEETNQEQVNQEEANQKEANQKEANQEETNQEEINQEETNQEQVNQEETSQEEANQEEVNQEEVNQEEANQEEVNQEEANQKEINKEEINKKETKKKESKKKESKKKETKKKETKKKEAKKKETKKKETNTGETNTEEINKEETNTGETNEEETNTEEIKTEEINTEEINTEEINTEEINTEEINTEEINTEEINTEEINTEEINDENTNAEGIHQEKKTDEKADEKTDVEEKEEVNTNAEKTQDTITTHEKKEEKKKEEKKKEKKKEKKKEKKKEKKQEKTSKKEQASKSKWNKKKK, from the coding sequence ATGGGCAGAAGGGTCATGAGGAAGCCGATGTTACGTAGCCGCGTAGTAACAGAATTTAAAAGCGGCGGATTAAAGGAATATCAAGAAAATTACGAAACGAAACATTACAAATTGAAAGAAAATGTAGTAGATGGAAATAAAGAAtgtgatgaaaaatatgaagcaGCACAATATGGGTTCAAAGAAAAGTGTCCTTATGATGTAGGAAATTACGGAGAAAACGCTGGACCAGATATTTTCGCATTAAGAAAAAAGTTCCCCtttggaaatgaaaaaaaaaaaaaccatgaAGAATATGGAGAGGACAAGGATGATGAAGGCATCATATATTCCGTAAGAAGCAAATTGCTAGGTTCAGTAAGTAACTACACGGATTCAATTCCCACAACAAATGATGGTTATCCTACCATGGTAAGGGAATACCTAGAGGATGGAAACGGGGTAATATATCCACCCAAAGGGAGATACCCTGGTAGATACGTAGAACATATGGAACCCGGACACAGAAGACATCCCCCAAGAGGAAGAGCTCCAGGTAGATACGTAGAACATGTGGAACCTCGACAAAGAAGGTATCCCCCTAGAGGAAGAGCTCCAGGTAGATACGTAGAACATGTGGAACCTCGACAAAGAAGGTATCCCCCTAGAGGAAGAGCTCCAGGTAGATACGTAGGGCCTGCAGAACATGTAGCACACGGGCCAGTGAAACATCCACGAAGGGGTAGAAAACCAGTTAGACCCTTAGAGCATGCCGAATTTCATCCCAGGGGACGACATCCAAGAGATATGAGAAAACTAGGTGCACACCCAGAACATAGAGAAGTGCAACCAAGGAGATATCCCCCAAGAAAGCCGCCATCAGGCATATACGTAGATTACCCCCAACACGGACCCAGGGTAGTATACCCTCCAGGAATTAGGAGACCTGATGTATACATGGGACAAAAGGGGGATATGCTAAAATACGCTTCATTGGATGAAGACATGGAATACGAGTTagaggatgaggaggaaaactCAAGCGGGGAAGGGATAAGCCAAGAAGGGGCCATCAAAGAGGAGATCAACCAGGAAGAGACAAGCCAAGAGGAGGCAAACCAGGAAGAGACAAGCCAAGAAGAGACAAACCAAGAGCAGGTCAACCAAGAAGAGGCAAACCAAAAAGAGGCAAACCAAAAAGAGGCAAACCAAGAGGAGACAAACCAAGAGGAGATCAACCAAGAAGAGACAAACCAAGAGCAGGTCAACCAAGAAGAGACAAGCCAAGAAGAGGCAAACCAAGAGGAGGTCAACCAAGAGGAGGTCAACCAAGAAGAGGCAAACCAAGAGGAGGTCAACCAAGAAGAGGCAAACCAAAAAGAGATAAACAAAGAAgagataaacaaaaaagagacaaagaaaaaagagtcaaagaaaaaagagtcaaagaaaaaagagacaaagaaaaaagagacaaagaaaaaagaggcaaagaaaaaagaaacaaagaaaaaagagacaaACACAGGAGAGACAAACACAGAAGAGATAAACAAAGAAGAGACAAACACAGGAGAGACAAACGAAGAAGAGACAAACACAGAAGAGATAAAAACAGAAGAGATAAACACAGAAGAGATAAACACAGAAGAGATAAACACAGAAGAGATAAACACAGAAGAGATAAACACAGAAGAGATAAACACAGAAGAGATAAACACAGAAGAGATAAACACAGAAGAGATAAACGATGAAAATACTAATGCAGAAGGAATCcaccaggaaaaaaaaacagatgaaAAAGCAGACGAAAAAACAGAtgtggaagaaaaagaagaagtaaacacaaatgcagaaaaaacaCAGGACACAATAACAActcatgaaaaaaaagaagaaaaaaaaaaggaagaaaaaaagaaagaaaaaaagaaagagaaaaaaaaagagaaaaagaaagagaaaaaacaggaaaaaacgTCTAAAAAAGAGCAGGCAAGTAAGTCcaaatggaataaaaaaaaaaagtga
- a CDS encoding heat shock protein, putative (encoded by transcript PVX_081840A) has protein sequence MAASMKHSRKEIINAVPFSVKLFLFSFLIWIITDSNQGNSVKKWGNNEHHILKKKPDLRDNRWLAEKDSHGESPPERDNFQNLEDYYAILGVPRDATDLEIKKAYRKLTMKWHPDRHVDPEYKIIAEEKFKIVLEAYEVLSNETKRQIYDIYGIEAVKGNFTIYEDDEEEEVDETPKFSFYKTKMNTTEMFNKFIDPVKNFSIKSAFNERFQQVSDFINNMSTKINASSTPGGTTSGTTDNTPKTYEAPLHVTLEDLFHGCQKRLKVTRKRYNGPVAYDEYKLIIVDIKPGLADGTEIIFYGDGDQISPWKQPGNLIFKIKTKEHNIYRREGNNLIFRCVLTLEQALSGFQFGLLTLDKRELIIRVDDIVAPNSRRTIPNEGMPILNNPSARGDLIIEFIIVFPTNLSKEEKVALKDILGNKR, from the exons ATGGCAGCCTCTATGAAACACTCTAGgaaagaaataattaatgctgttcccttttctgttaaactatttttgttttctttcctAATTTGGATTATAACCGATTCTAACCAG GGAAACtctgtaaaaaaatggggtaaTAATGAGCAccacattttgaaaaaaaaaccagaCCTCAGAGATAACAGATGGTTAGCAGAAAAAGATAGCCATGGTGAATCACCACCTGAGCGGGATAACTTTCAAAATTTAGAG GATTACTATGCTATATTAGGAGTACCCAGAGATGCTACAGAccttgaaataaaaaaggcgTACAGAAAGTTAACCATGAAATGGCACCCAGATAGACATGTAGATCCAgagtataaaataattgcagaagaaaaattcaaaattgTGCTTGAAGCATATGAAGTTCTATCAAATGAAACTAAAAGGCAAATTTATGATATCTATGGTATAGAAGCGGTAAAAGGAAACTTTACAATTTACGAAgatgacgaagaagaagaggtagATGAAACTCctaaattttccttttacaaaacgaaaatgaaTACCACTGAAATGTTCAATAAATTTATAGATCCAGTGAAGAACTTTTCAATTAAGTCAGCCTTCAATGAACGATTTCAACAAGTTTcagattttattaataacatGAGCACCAAGATTAACGCCTCTTCGACCCCTGGAGGTACGACGA gCGGTACTACGGATAACACGCCTAAGACATACGAAGCGCCTCTTCATGTGACATTAGAAGACTTATTCCACGGATGCCAAAAAAGACTAAAAGTTACGAGAAAAAGATACAATGGACCCGTTGCTTATGACGAATACAAACTGATAATTGTAGATATAAAACCAGGATTAGCTGACGGAACCGAAATTATATTCTATGGAGATGGGGATCAGATATCTCCTTGGAAACAACCGggaaatttaattttcaaaataaaaacgaaagaaCATAACATATATCGAAGAGAGGGCAATAATCTCATTTTTAGGTGTGTATTAACCTTAGAACAAGCGTTAAGTGGCTTCCAATTTGGGCTCTTAACATTAGACAAAAGAGAGTTAATCATACGAGTAGATGATATTGTTGCTCCAAATTCTAGAAGAACAATTCCCAACGAAGGAATGcctattttaaataatccaTCAGCAAGGGGGGATCTAATAATTGAGTTTATAATTGTGTTCCCCACCAATTTGAGCAAGGAAGAAAAGGTTGCCCTGAAAGATATTTTAGGTAATAAAAGATGA
- a CDS encoding hypothetical protein (encoded by transcript PVX_081845A) — MKRRTYKIFVPNTFFIITLLIWSTWNYSSNDTTSRGKSPNTEAILSIKCNVRHGRILIGKSISNSESVFDLKYALFKEKIIDLLSENDDEFEKRIKEYMQDEAFRKRFNIFLENEEFQKHFNILANDFDLMKPPEPDTQGVGYAKSNFSFKISKPRKKPYHSKQNKNHAYSFEYSGEEKQSEFEERKEEKEKYEAQFDVKSQDYNANEKNFVGRSTRSNRQMRRKKNNKSKIKSNLSRVYSVIRNADDIYETQLINMITLNKNKKGKLFWIKYNKNTAKAIIPIIGAAISAIIILASSLNAGNIAAAFLTMILSIVFVLYKYKKCSEISKKRRANISNPNPETYLPT; from the exons ATGAAAAGGCgaacatataaaattttcgtacctaatacattttttataattacccTCTTAATATGGTCAACATGGAATTATTCCTCTAACGAC ACAACCTCCCGTGGCAAATCACCCAATACAGAGGCCATTTTGAGCATTAAATGTAACGTACGACATGGAAGGATACTAATAGGCAAAAGTATAAGCAACAGTGAGTCCGTTTTTGACCTAAAATATGCActctttaaagaaaaaataatagattTACTAAGTGAAAATGATGACGAATTTGAAAAACgaataaaagaatatatgCAAGATGAAGCTTTTAGAAAAcgatttaatatatttttggaaAACGAAGAATTtcaaaaacattttaatattctaGCAAATGACTTCGATTTGATGAAACCTCCCGAACCAGATACCCAGGGCGTCGGCTATGCCAAATCGAActtttctttcaaaatttCTAAACCCCGTAAAAAACCTTATCATTCTAAGCAAAATAAGAATCATGCCTACAGTTTTGAATACagtggggaagaaaaacagtcagaatttgaagaacgtaaagaagaaaaagaaaaatatgaagctCAGTTTGATGTTAAATCACAAGATTATAATgccaatgaaaaaaattttgttggAAGATCAACAAGAAGTAACAGACAAATGagacggaaaaaaaacaataaatccaaaataaaatcaaaCCTATCGAGGGTATACTCAGTGATTAGGAATGCCGATGATATATACGAAACGCAATTGATAAATATGATAACtttgaacaaaaacaaaaaagggaaacttTTTTGGATAAAGTATAACAAGAATACCGCTAAAGCTATTATTCCAATTATAGGAGCTGCAATAAGTGCAATTATCATTTTGGCTTCATCCCTCAATGCAGGCAACATTGCAGCAGCATTTCTGACCATGATTTTATCAATCGTATTTGTGTTGTACAAGTACAAGAAATGTAGcgaaataagtaaaaaacgCAGAGCGAATATTAGTAATCCAAATCCTGAAACTTACTTGCCAACTTAA